One window from the genome of Methylomarinovum caldicuralii encodes:
- a CDS encoding phosphoribosyltransferase: MTDLPANVIDQPQLRDTVGVFEDRAEAGEVLAEMLAGLAGEKPVVLAIPAGGVPVAAVIARRLKAPLSLLVTSKATPSWNTEVGFGAVAFDGTELVNPEAVERLGLSEAEVAEGLAQARAKVARRYRNFLGEAGMPEVRGRTVILVDDGLATGYTMEVAIRALKRLGAGKIIVAVPTAHRQALRRIAPLVDRIYCPNVRGGWVYAVAEAYRHWYDVPEEEVTALLTDQGRQGGA; this comes from the coding sequence GTGACCGATCTGCCCGCCAACGTCATCGACCAACCGCAGCTGCGCGACACCGTCGGCGTCTTCGAGGACCGCGCCGAGGCCGGTGAGGTGCTGGCGGAGATGCTCGCCGGGCTGGCCGGGGAAAAGCCGGTCGTCCTCGCCATCCCCGCCGGCGGCGTGCCGGTGGCGGCGGTCATCGCCCGGCGGCTGAAGGCGCCCCTGTCGCTGCTGGTCACCAGCAAGGCGACGCCCTCGTGGAACACCGAAGTGGGCTTCGGCGCCGTCGCCTTCGACGGCACCGAGCTTGTCAACCCCGAGGCCGTCGAACGGCTGGGGCTGAGCGAGGCGGAAGTCGCCGAGGGACTGGCCCAGGCCAGGGCCAAGGTGGCCCGCCGTTACCGGAACTTCCTGGGGGAGGCGGGCATGCCGGAGGTACGCGGCCGCACTGTCATCCTCGTGGACGACGGCCTGGCCACCGGCTACACCATGGAGGTGGCCATCAGGGCGCTGAAGAGGCTCGGGGCCGGCAAAATCATCGTCGCCGTCCCCACCGCCCACCGGCAGGCGTTGCGGCGCATCGCCCCGCTGGTGGACAGGATCTACTGTCCCAATGTCCGCGGCGGCTGGGTCTACGCCGTGGCCGAAGCCTACCGCCACTGGTACGACGTGCCTGAGGAGGAAGTCACAGCCCTGCTGACGGACCAAGGCCGGCAGGGCGGCGCCTGA
- a CDS encoding SDH family Clp fold serine proteinase — MDFASLFWLFFILSALQPVIHQRMLEASRARLISRIEAKRGSRVILMIHRQESMNLLGFPVVRYIDVNDSEEVIRAIHLTDPEVPIDLVLHTPGGLVLAALQIARAIARHRGRVRVIVPHYAMSGGTLIALAADEIILCEHAVLGPVDPQLGQYAAASIIKAVSQKDVNEVDDQTLILADQSEKAIRQVREAVYELLRPKFPEDKARELAELLSTGTWTHDYPITADEAKRMGLPVNTDMPEEFLQLMSLYPQPVKRMPTVEYLPERRMGQPATQRRQ; from the coding sequence ATGGATTTCGCTTCCCTGTTCTGGCTGTTCTTCATTCTGTCGGCGCTGCAGCCGGTCATTCACCAGCGCATGCTGGAGGCCAGTCGGGCCCGCCTGATCTCACGCATCGAGGCCAAGCGCGGCAGCCGGGTGATCCTCATGATCCACCGCCAGGAGTCCATGAATCTTCTCGGCTTCCCCGTGGTGCGTTACATCGACGTCAACGATTCCGAGGAAGTCATCCGCGCCATCCACCTGACCGATCCGGAAGTGCCCATCGACCTGGTGCTCCACACCCCCGGCGGCCTGGTGCTCGCCGCCCTCCAGATCGCCCGCGCCATCGCCCGCCACAGGGGTCGGGTGCGGGTCATCGTGCCCCATTACGCCATGTCCGGCGGCACCCTGATCGCCCTGGCCGCCGACGAGATCATCCTGTGCGAGCACGCCGTCCTCGGCCCGGTCGATCCCCAGCTGGGTCAGTACGCCGCCGCCTCCATCATCAAGGCGGTATCGCAGAAGGATGTCAACGAGGTCGACGACCAGACCCTGATCCTCGCCGACCAGTCGGAAAAGGCCATTCGTCAGGTGCGCGAGGCGGTCTACGAACTGCTCAGGCCCAAGTTCCCGGAAGACAAAGCCCGCGAACTGGCCGAGCTGCTGTCCACCGGCACCTGGACCCACGACTATCCCATCACCGCCGACGAGGCCAAACGGATGGGGCTGCCGGTCAACACCGACATGCCGGAGGAGTTCCTGCAGCTCATGAGCCTGTACCCGCAGCCGGTCAAGCGCATGCCGACGGTGGAATACCTGCCGGAGCGGCGCATGGGCCAACCTGCGACCCAAAGGAGGCAATGA
- the prlC gene encoding oligopeptidase A has translation MTNPLLQAYEFPPFSRIRPEHVEPAITRILHDNRQQVARLLQRGGPYTWDNLIRPLEDLDDRLDKAWSPVRHLNAVVNSEALRQAYNACLPKLSDYATDLGQNEALYQAHQTIAASEEFQRLDPAQRKIIQDALRDFRLAGVALPPERKARFKAIEQRLSKLASRFEENVLDATNAWTKHVTDEARLQGLPETAKTVARQAAAARGLDGWLLTLEFPCYAAVMTFADDRGLRRELYEAYVTRASDQGPHAGRWDNTEVMEEILQLRHEKARLLGYANFAELSLATKMAETPQQVLDFLHELAARSKPVAERDLTELRRFARDHHGIDELQAWDLMYYSEKLRQHKFRLSQEEVKQYFPATRVVPGLFRVVERLYGLDIQALEGIDVWHPDVRCYEIRDARGEVRGRFYLDLYARPKKRGGAWMDECVARRRLQGQVQVPIAFLTCNFTPPAGNDPALLTHDEVLTLFHEFGHGLHHLLTQVDYSGVSGIRGVEWDAVELPSQFMENFCWQRETLDLISGHYRSGEPLPEALFQKMLAAKNFQAGMMMVRQLEFALFDFRIHLEYDPARGGRIYEILEEVRDQVAVFRPPAFNRFAHSFSHIFGGGYAAGYYSYKWAEVLSADAFSRFEEEGIFDPAIGRAFLQHILEVGGSRPALESFKAFRGREPKIDALLRHSGISTEE, from the coding sequence ATGACCAATCCCCTGTTGCAAGCTTACGAGTTTCCCCCCTTTTCCCGTATCCGTCCCGAGCACGTGGAGCCGGCCATCACCCGGATCCTCCACGACAACCGCCAGCAGGTGGCGCGCCTGCTCCAGCGCGGCGGCCCCTACACCTGGGACAATCTCATCCGACCCTTGGAAGATCTGGACGACCGCCTCGACAAGGCGTGGTCGCCGGTGCGCCATCTCAACGCCGTGGTCAACAGCGAGGCGCTCCGCCAGGCCTACAACGCCTGTCTGCCGAAGCTGAGCGACTACGCTACCGACCTGGGCCAGAACGAAGCCCTCTACCAGGCCCACCAGACCATCGCCGCCAGCGAGGAATTCCAGCGCCTGGATCCGGCCCAGCGCAAGATCATCCAGGACGCCCTGCGCGACTTTCGCCTGGCCGGCGTCGCCCTGCCCCCGGAACGCAAGGCGCGCTTCAAGGCCATCGAGCAGCGCCTGTCGAAACTGGCGAGCCGCTTCGAGGAGAACGTCCTCGACGCCACCAACGCCTGGACCAAGCACGTCACCGACGAAGCCCGCCTCCAGGGCCTGCCGGAGACCGCCAAAACAGTCGCCCGCCAGGCCGCCGCCGCCCGGGGGCTGGACGGCTGGCTCCTGACCCTGGAGTTTCCCTGTTATGCGGCGGTGATGACCTTCGCCGATGACCGCGGTCTGCGTCGGGAACTGTACGAGGCCTACGTCACCCGCGCCTCCGATCAGGGCCCCCACGCCGGCCGTTGGGACAATACCGAGGTGATGGAGGAGATCCTGCAGCTGCGTCACGAAAAGGCCCGGCTTTTGGGGTATGCCAACTTCGCCGAGCTGTCGCTGGCCACCAAGATGGCGGAAACCCCGCAACAGGTGCTGGATTTTCTCCACGAGCTGGCGGCCCGCTCCAAACCCGTGGCCGAGCGTGATCTGACCGAATTGCGCCGCTTCGCCCGCGACCATCACGGGATCGACGAACTGCAGGCGTGGGACCTGATGTACTATTCGGAAAAGCTGCGCCAGCACAAGTTCCGGCTGTCCCAGGAGGAGGTCAAGCAGTACTTCCCCGCCACCCGGGTGGTGCCCGGGCTGTTCCGGGTGGTCGAGCGCCTGTACGGACTCGACATTCAGGCGCTGGAGGGGATCGACGTCTGGCATCCGGACGTGCGCTGCTACGAGATCCGCGACGCCCGGGGCGAGGTCCGCGGCCGTTTTTATCTCGATCTCTACGCCCGCCCCAAGAAACGCGGCGGGGCCTGGATGGACGAGTGCGTCGCCCGCCGCCGGCTCCAGGGCCAGGTGCAGGTGCCCATCGCCTTCCTCACCTGCAACTTCACCCCGCCGGCCGGAAACGATCCCGCCCTCTTGACCCACGACGAAGTCCTGACCCTGTTCCACGAATTCGGCCACGGCCTCCACCACCTGCTCACCCAGGTGGACTACAGCGGCGTTTCCGGCATCCGCGGGGTGGAATGGGACGCGGTGGAGCTGCCGAGCCAGTTCATGGAGAATTTCTGCTGGCAGCGCGAAACCCTCGATCTGATTTCCGGCCACTACCGCAGCGGCGAGCCCCTGCCGGAGGCGCTGTTCCAGAAGATGCTCGCGGCCAAGAATTTCCAGGCCGGCATGATGATGGTGCGCCAGCTGGAGTTCGCCCTGTTCGATTTCCGCATCCACCTGGAATACGATCCGGCCCGGGGCGGGCGCATCTACGAGATTCTGGAGGAGGTGCGCGATCAAGTGGCGGTGTTCAGGCCCCCGGCCTTCAACCGCTTCGCCCACAGTTTCTCCCACATCTTCGGCGGCGGTTACGCGGCCGGCTACTACAGTTACAAGTGGGCCGAAGTGCTGTCGGCGGACGCCTTCTCCCGCTTCGAGGAGGAGGGCATCTTCGACCCGGCAATCGGGCGGGCCTTCCTCCAGCACATCCTGGAAGTGGGCGGCAGCCGCCCGGCGCTGGAATCCTTCAAGGCCTTCCGCGGGCGCGAGCCGAAGATCGACGCGCTGCTGCGCCACAGCGGCATCAGCACCGAAGAGTGA